The proteins below come from a single Sander vitreus isolate 19-12246 chromosome 15, sanVit1, whole genome shotgun sequence genomic window:
- the LOC144530079 gene encoding protein Tob1-like yields MQLEIQVALNFIISYLYNKLPRRRVNIFGEELERQLKQKYEGHWYPDKPYKGSGFRCIHVGEKVDPVVEKAAKESGLDIEDVRNNLPQDLSVWIDPFEVSYQIGEKGPVKVLYVDDSNESGASSGGLDLDKEIKNSFNPDAQVFMPISEPVNGASPGSTSPSPPFGHSAAVSPTFMPRSTQPLTFTTATFAATKFGSTKMKSSGRNNNGGSTAGNKAARTSPTNLGLNVNSLLKQKAISTSMHSLYGLGLGVQQQHQKPSALSPNAKEFVFPSLQGQGSQSALFPGDSSISLSPLQYSNAFDMFAAYGGLNDKSLMDGLNFSLNNMQYSNQQFQPVMAN; encoded by the coding sequence ATGCAGCTTGAAATCCAAGTAGCTCTCAACTTCATCATCTCGTACCTGTATAACAAGCTGCCAAGGCGGCGGGTTAACATTTTCGgcgaggagctggagaggcagctGAAGCAGAAATATGAGGGACACTGGTACCCGGACAAGCCATACAAGGGCTCAGGATTCAGATGTATCCACGTGGGGGAGAAGGTGGACCCCGTGGTGGAGAAGGCAGCCAAAGAGAGTGGGCTGGACATTGAGGATGTCCGCAACAACCTTCCCCAGGACCTCAGCGTGTGGATTGACCCCTTTGAGGTGTCCTATCAGATCGGGGAGAAAGGGCCCGTcaaagtattgtatgtcgatGACAGCAATGAAAGTGGAGCTAGTAGTGGAGGGCTTGATCTGGACAAGGAGATCAAGAACAGTTTCAATCCTGATGCACAGGTCTTCATGCCCATCAGTGAGCCTGTGAACGGTGCCTCTCCGGGCTCCACCTCACCCTCTCCTCCTTTCGGCCACTCGGCAGCAGTCAGCCCCACCTTTATGCCCCGCTCCACGCAGCCTTTAACCTTCACAACAGCCACCTTCGCCGCCACCAAGTTTGGCTCCACTAAAATGAAGAGCAGTGGAcgcaacaacaatggcggaagTACTGCTGGGAACAAGGCGGCACGTACCTCTCCCACCAACCTGGGCCTGAATGTGAACAGTCTCCTGAAACAGAAAGCCATCTCCACCTCCATGCACTCTCTGTACGGGTTGGGGCTTGGagtacagcagcagcaccagaaGCCCTCAGCCCTGTCCCCCAATGCCAAGGAGTTTGTGTTCCCCAGCCTTCAGGGCCAGGGCAGCCAGAGTGCTCTCTTCCCTGGGGACAGCTCGATCAGCCTCAGCCCGCTGCAGTACAGCAATGCCTTCGACATGTTTGCGGCCTATGGTGGCCTTAACGACAAGTCCCTTATGGATGGCTTGAATTTCAGCTTGAACAACATGCAGTATTCTAACCAGCAATTCCAGCCAGTTATGGCCAACTAG